A single genomic interval of Hoplias malabaricus isolate fHopMal1 chromosome 7, fHopMal1.hap1, whole genome shotgun sequence harbors:
- the LOC136701568 gene encoding E3 ubiquitin-protein ligase TRIM47-like, whose product MAEASISVDQDQFVCPVCLDLLKDPVTVPCGHSFCKVCINNCWDQEDQTGVYSCPQCRETFAPRPVLRRNNVIAQVVEKLKKTELRSTSPAHCYAGPGDVECDFCTGRKHKAVQSCLICLVSLCEIHIKPHLELPALKNHKLVKATTRLQEKICPQHDKLMEIYCRTDQTCICYLCTMHEHRGHDTVAAVAERAERQSQLKEVRGETEQRIQEKEKLLQELKQAVNTLKSSAQTVVEDSERIFTELIRSIEERRSEVTELIRAQEKAELSRAEEHIQQLEQEISDVKRRDTELEELSHTDDHIQFLQSLQALCVSSESKDATISQCLSFNEVSKSLSELKRQLEQFCEDELNTVSKQVSSVQIIRPEPKNTDVVLQGKGKLRYFLEVTSPNAVTFTAPRYGVQPKNTRRYKYSGFME is encoded by the exons GATCAGTTCGTGtgtccagtctgtttggatctGCTGAAGGATCCAGTGACTGTTCCCTGTGGACACAGTTTTTGTAAGGTGTGTATTAACAACTGCTGGGATCAAGAGGATCAGACGGGAGTCTACAGCTGCCCCCAGTGCAGAGAGACCTTCGCTCCGAGGCCTGTTCTACGCAGAAACAATGTTATAGCTCAAGTGGTGGAGAAACTGAAGAAGACAGAGCTCAGATCAACTTCTCCTGCTCACTGTTACGCTGGACCTGGAGATGTGGAGTGTGATTTCTGCACCGGGAGGAAACACAAAGCCGTCCAGTCCTGTCTGATTTGTTTAGTTTCTCTTTGTGAAATTCACATTAAACCTCATCTGGAGCTTCCTGCTTTGAAAAATCACAAATTGGTCAAAGCTACTACACGACTCCAAGAGAAGATCTGCCCTCAGCACGACAAACTGATGGAGATCTACTGTCGCACCGACCAAACGTGCATCTGTTATTTGTGTACGATGCACGAACACAGAGGCCATGACACAGTGGCAGCTGTAGCAGAGAGAGCTGAGAGACAG AGTCAGTTAAAGGAGGTGCGAGGGGAAACAGAGCAGAGAATCCAGGAGAAAGAGAAGCTGCTGCAGGAGCTGAAACAGGCTGTAAACACTCTTAAG agctCTGCACAGACAGTGgtggaggacagtgagaggatcTTTACTGAACTGATCCGCTCCATTGAGGAAAGACGCTCTGAGGTAACAGAGCTGATCAGAGCTCAGGAGAAGGCTGAACTGAGTCGAGCTGAAGAACACATTCAACAACTGGAGCAGGAGATCTCTGATGTAAAGAGGAGAGACACTGAGCTGGAGGAActttcacacacagacgatcacaTCCAATTCCTCCAG AGTCTGCAGGCTCTTTGTGTCTCTTCTGAATCTAAGGACGCCACCATCAGTCAATGTCTCTCATTTAATGAAGTGAGCAAATCTCTCTCTGAACTGAAAAGGCAACTGGAACAATTCTGTGAAGACGAACTCAACACCGTCTCTAAACAAG TTTCATCTGTTCAGATCATACGACCTGAACCAAAAAACACTGATGTTGTTTTGCAAGGAAAGGGAAAGTTAAGGTACTTTCTTGAGGTAACAAGTCCTAATGCCGTCACTTTTACTGCTCCTCGTTATGGTGTCCAACCTAAAAACACACGGAGATATAAGTACAGTGGTTTTATGGAATAG
- the LOC136701567 gene encoding E3 ubiquitin-protein ligase TRIM16-like: protein MAEASISVDQDQFMCPFCLDLLMDPVAVPCGHSFCKVCINNCWDQEDQTGVYSCPQCRETFTPRPVLDRNNTLSDEVSNKKETELRAASPAYSGPGDVECDFCTEEKHKAVQSCLICLVSLCEIHIKPHLELPALKNHKLEKPSTRLREKICPQHDKLIEIYCRTDQTCICYLCTMHEHRGHDTVATVAERAERQSQLKEVRGETEQRIQEKEKLLQELKQAVNTLKSSAQTAVEDSERIFTELIRSIEERRSEVTELIRAQEKSELSRAEEHIQQLEQEISDLKRRDTELEQLSHTDDHIQFLQSFQGLFDFSEIEDNSNITISRPLSFDGVKKYLSGLKYQVEEFCKESLNSVSEHAESIQIVFTGPNTREDLLQYFRRLSLDPNTAHQFIRLSENNTVARCERSSQSYPDHTDRFQSLWQVLSKQSVRGRCYWEVSWSSQGCIYISVSYKSIYRAGRDKDAWFGGNDQSWSLQCSSSFSFLHNNIAIEISAPSCSRIGVYVDHDEGTLAFYSVSDTVTLLHTVHTTFTQPLYAGFGFHRYYSTAKFWDP from the exons ATGGCAGAGGCCAGTATTTCAGTCGATCAGGATCAGTTCATGTGTCCATTCTGTTTGGATCTGCTGATGGATCCAGTGGCTGTTCCCTGTGGACACAGTTTCTGTAAGGTGTGTATAAACAACTGCTGGGATCAGGAGGATCAGACGGGAGTCTACAGCTGCCCCCAGTGCAGAGAGACTTTCACTCCGAGGCCTGTTCTGGACAGAAACAACACACTGTCTGATGAGGTGAGCAacaaaaaagagacagagcTCCGAGCTGCCTCTCCTGCTTATTCTGGACCTGGAGATGTGGAGTGTGATTTCTGCACAGAGGAAAAACACAAAGCCGTCCAGTCCTGTCTGATTTGTTTAGTTTCTCTTTGTGAAATTCATATTAAACCTCATCTGGAGCTTCCTGCTTTGAAAAATCACAAGCTGGAAAAACCTTCTACACGACTCAGAGAGAAGATCTGCCCTCAGCACGACAAACTGATCGAGATCTACTGTCGCACCGACCAAACATGCATCTGTTATTTGTGTACGATGCACGAACACAGAGGCCATGACACAGTTGCCACTGTAGCAGAGAGAGCTGAGAGACAG AGTCAGTTAAAGGAGGTGCGAGGGGAAACAGAGCAGAGAATCCAGGAGAAAGAGAAGCTGCTGCAGGAGCTGAAACAGGCTGTAAACACTCTTAAG agctCTGCACAGACAGCGgtggaggacagtgagaggatcTTTACTGAACTGATCCGCTCCATTGAGGAAAGACGCTCTGAGGTAACAGAGCTGATCAGAGCTCAGGAGAAGTCTGAACTGAGTCGAGCTGAAGAACACATTCAACAACTGGAGCAGGAGATCTCTGATCTAAAGAGGAGAGACACTGAGCTGGAGCAGctttcacacacagacgatcacaTCCAATTCCTCCAG AGTTTCCAGGGTCTATTTGACTTTTCTGAAATTGAGGACAACTCCAACATCACCATCAGTCGACCTCTCTCGTTTGACGGAGTGAAGAAATATCTCTCTGGTCTGAAATACCAAGTGGAGGAATTCTGTAAAGAGAGTCTTAACAGTGTCTCTGAACATG CTGAATCTATTCAGATTGTATTCACTGGACCAAATACCAGAGAAGATCTTCTTCAGT ATTTCCGTCGTCTGTCTCTGGATCCCAACACAGCTCATCAGTTTATCAGGCTGTCAGAGAACAACACAGTGGCCAGGTGTGAGCGGAGTTCCCAGTCCTACCCTGATCATACAGATAGATTTCAGAGCTTGTGGCAGGTTCTGAGTAAGCAGAGTGTCAGaggacgctgttactgggaggttAGTTGGAGCAGTCAGGGTTGTATTTACATTTCAGTCTCCTATAAAAGTATCTACAGGGCAGGAAGAGACAAGGATGCTTGGTTTGGAGGTAATGATCAGTCCTGGAGTCTGCAGtgttcttcctctttctctttcttgcaCAACAACATTGCGATTGAGATCTCAGCCCCATCCTGCTCCAGAATAGGAGTGTATGTGGATCACGATGAAGGAACACTGGCCTTCTACAGCGTCTCTGACACCGTGACCCTCCTACACACCGTCCACACCACCTTCACTCAGCCGCTCTACGCTGGGTTCGGTTTTCATCGTTATTATTCCACAGCAAAGTTTTGGGATCCATAA